From the genome of Mycobacterium dioxanotrophicus, one region includes:
- a CDS encoding sugar-binding transcriptional regulator produces the protein MTRSTRRPPGDDQSRLMVKVARLYHERGQKQAQIAEALGITQVRVSRLLRRAVDVGVVKTVVVSPPGVHTELEDQLQDRFGLNEAVVVDVMSTDERDIAQNLGAAAAAYLDNTLLGDEVLGISSWSANLLAAATFLRPTSSPVVSDVVQLVGGVGDPQVQIEANRLLTTFAAATGATPIFLPAPGLLGTADARRSLMSDPAVQQVTARWAELTTALVGIGALEPSPLLAQSGNSIAAADQDTLRKLGAVGDICLRFFDESGRLVASDLDDRVMGIEPEQLMTVPRRIGVAGGTRKLSALRGVLQGGWINVLVTDITAARHLLGTQ, from the coding sequence GTGACGCGCAGTACCCGCCGTCCACCCGGCGACGATCAGTCGCGTCTCATGGTCAAAGTCGCCCGGCTGTATCACGAACGCGGCCAGAAGCAGGCGCAGATCGCCGAGGCTCTCGGAATCACCCAGGTGCGGGTGTCGCGTTTGCTCCGGCGCGCGGTCGACGTCGGCGTCGTCAAGACGGTCGTAGTCTCCCCGCCTGGCGTCCACACCGAGTTGGAGGACCAGCTCCAAGACCGGTTCGGCCTCAACGAAGCGGTTGTCGTCGATGTGATGAGCACCGACGAACGCGACATCGCACAAAATCTGGGCGCCGCGGCCGCGGCCTACCTCGACAACACTCTGTTGGGGGACGAAGTCCTTGGTATCTCGTCATGGAGCGCGAACCTGCTGGCCGCAGCAACCTTCCTCCGCCCGACCAGCAGCCCGGTGGTCAGCGATGTCGTGCAGTTGGTCGGCGGCGTTGGGGATCCGCAGGTCCAGATCGAGGCCAACAGGCTGCTGACCACCTTCGCAGCCGCCACTGGAGCCACCCCGATCTTCCTGCCCGCACCCGGCCTGCTCGGCACCGCTGACGCCCGCCGAAGCCTGATGTCCGACCCGGCAGTGCAACAAGTGACTGCTCGCTGGGCGGAGCTGACCACCGCACTGGTCGGTATCGGAGCTCTGGAGCCGTCACCTTTGCTGGCCCAGAGCGGAAACAGCATCGCGGCGGCCGACCAGGACACCCTGCGAAAGCTTGGCGCGGTCGGTGACATCTGTCTGCGGTTCTTCGACGAGTCCGGCCGGCTAGTGGCTTCCGACCTGGACGACAGGGTGATGGGCATCGAACCCGAGCAGCTGATGACCGTGCCGCGACGGATCGGTGTGGCCGGGGGCACGCGCAAGCTTTCCGCACTACGCGGCGTGCTGCAGGGCGGATGGATCAACGTACTGGTCACCGACATCACCGCGGCGCGCCATCTACTCGGTACCCAGTGA
- a CDS encoding 6,7-dimethyl-8-ribityllumazine synthase has product MTEAATQIAFVQATWHRNIVDQARHGFTDKIQTLGVTENELEYFEVPGAFEIPLTAKRLALTGRYRAIVAAALVVDGGIYRHEFVATAVIDGLMRVQLDTDVPVFSVVLTPHHFHEHDEHVGYFTKHFVQKGAEAASAVTTTLELHASLR; this is encoded by the coding sequence ATGACTGAGGCAGCCACCCAGATCGCGTTCGTTCAGGCCACCTGGCACCGCAATATCGTCGACCAGGCACGCCACGGCTTCACCGACAAAATCCAAACCCTCGGTGTCACCGAAAACGAACTCGAATACTTCGAAGTACCGGGCGCCTTCGAAATCCCCTTGACCGCAAAACGTCTCGCGCTCACCGGGCGCTATCGCGCCATCGTCGCCGCCGCCCTGGTGGTCGACGGGGGGATCTATCGCCACGAATTCGTGGCCACCGCGGTGATCGACGGACTCATGCGGGTGCAACTCGACACCGACGTGCCGGTGTTCTCCGTGGTGCTGACTCCGCACCATTTCCACGAGCATGACGAGCACGTCGGCTATTTCACGAAGCATTTCGTGCAGAAGGGCGCCGAGGCCGCCAGTGCAGTAACTACCACCCTGGAGCTTCACGCCTCGCTGAGGTAG
- the ribD gene encoding bifunctional diaminohydroxyphosphoribosylaminopyrimidine deaminase/5-amino-6-(5-phosphoribosylamino)uracil reductase RibD → MTTPTTDAMMRLAVEQANGVKGTTYPNPPVGAVIVDRDGQVAGVGATQPPSGPHAEVMALRRAGQRALGGTAVVTLEPCNHHGRTPPCVDALVAAGVSRVVYAVSDPNEVAAGGAARLADAGIEVVPGVLTDEVTRGPLREWLHKQRTGLPHVTWKFATSVDGRSAAADGSSQWITSPAARADVHRRRAVIDAIVVGTGTVFADDPALTARLADGSLAEHQPLRVVVGYREVSSEAKVLNDDSRTMVIRTHDPHEVIKFLADRTDVLLEGGPTLAGAFLRAGAVDRIIAYVAPILLGGPITAVDDVGVLSIAHAQRWRFDGVEPIGPDVLLSLVPG, encoded by the coding sequence ATGACCACACCGACGACCGACGCCATGATGCGCCTGGCGGTCGAGCAGGCCAACGGGGTCAAGGGCACGACCTATCCCAACCCGCCCGTCGGCGCGGTCATCGTCGACCGCGACGGTCAGGTCGCCGGGGTGGGCGCCACCCAGCCGCCCAGCGGGCCGCACGCCGAGGTGATGGCGTTGCGCCGGGCCGGGCAGCGGGCGCTCGGCGGCACCGCGGTGGTCACCCTGGAACCGTGCAATCACCACGGCCGTACCCCGCCGTGCGTAGATGCGCTTGTGGCAGCTGGTGTTTCGAGAGTGGTGTACGCCGTCTCCGATCCCAACGAGGTGGCTGCCGGCGGTGCGGCACGGCTGGCCGATGCGGGTATCGAGGTGGTGCCCGGCGTGCTGACCGACGAGGTCACGCGTGGTCCGCTGCGCGAATGGCTGCACAAACAGCGCACGGGTCTGCCGCACGTCACCTGGAAGTTCGCCACCAGCGTGGATGGTCGCAGCGCCGCAGCCGACGGATCCAGCCAGTGGATCACCAGCCCGGCGGCGCGCGCGGACGTGCACCGCAGGCGTGCGGTGATCGATGCCATCGTGGTCGGCACCGGCACGGTGTTCGCCGATGATCCGGCGCTCACGGCGCGCCTGGCCGACGGCAGCCTCGCCGAGCACCAGCCCCTGCGCGTCGTGGTCGGGTATCGCGAGGTGTCGTCGGAAGCCAAAGTGCTCAACGATGATTCGCGCACGATGGTGATTCGTACCCATGACCCGCACGAAGTGATCAAGTTCCTCGCCGACCGCACCGATGTGCTGTTGGAGGGTGGGCCGACGTTGGCCGGCGCGTTCCTGCGGGCCGGTGCGGTCGACCGGATCATCGCCTATGTGGCACCGATTCTGTTGGGCGGCCCGATCACTGCGGTCGACGATGTCGGCGTGCTCAGCATCGCCCATGCCCAGCGCTGGCGCTTCGACGGGGTCGAACCGATCGGCCCGGACGTGCTGCTGAGTCTCGTACCAGGCTGA
- a CDS encoding RsmB/NOP family class I SAM-dependent RNA methyltransferase, whose protein sequence is MTRPDKRPPQRKRQPRRTPLDPARRAAFDVLRAVSERDAYANLALPALLTERKIEGRDAAFATELTYGACRARGLLDAVIEKASGRPTDRIDPVLLDLLRLGAYQLLRTRVEPHAAVSTTVDQAGIEFDTARAGFVNGVMRTISSRDEQAWTDELAPAADTDPVGHAAFVHAHPRWIAQAFTDALGARASELDALLTSDDERPLVHLAARPGVLTADALAEQSGGTVGKYSPYAVYLPGGDPGRLSAVRDGGAQVQDEGSQLVARALTLAALDGPDTGRWLDLCAGPGGKTALLAAMGTASGARITAVEPGERRADLVEENTRGLGVDVHRVDGRESGLTPGFDRVLVDAPCTGLGALRRRPEARWRRAPGDVPGLAKLQKELLAAAIKLTRPGGVVLYATCSPHLAETVGVVADALRRQPVTALDTRELFAPADDLGAGPYVQLWPHQHGTDAMFAAALRVR, encoded by the coding sequence ATGACGCGCCCCGACAAGCGGCCACCGCAACGCAAGCGTCAGCCGCGACGCACGCCGCTGGACCCGGCGCGCCGCGCGGCGTTCGATGTGCTGCGCGCGGTGTCCGAACGCGATGCGTACGCCAACCTGGCACTGCCCGCACTGCTGACCGAACGCAAGATCGAAGGCCGGGACGCCGCTTTCGCCACCGAACTGACCTACGGCGCCTGCCGGGCCCGCGGTCTGCTCGACGCGGTGATCGAAAAGGCGTCCGGGCGGCCCACCGATCGCATCGATCCCGTGTTGCTCGATCTGCTGCGGCTAGGTGCCTACCAATTACTGCGCACGCGGGTCGAGCCGCACGCCGCGGTGTCCACCACCGTCGACCAGGCCGGTATCGAATTCGACACGGCCCGAGCGGGTTTCGTCAACGGGGTGATGCGCACCATCTCCTCGCGCGACGAGCAGGCCTGGACCGACGAGCTGGCCCCGGCGGCGGACACCGACCCGGTCGGGCACGCGGCGTTCGTCCATGCCCATCCACGCTGGATCGCCCAGGCGTTCACCGACGCGCTCGGTGCACGGGCCAGTGAACTCGACGCCCTGCTGACCAGCGACGACGAGCGCCCACTGGTGCATCTGGCGGCCCGGCCCGGCGTGTTGACGGCCGATGCTCTCGCCGAGCAGTCCGGCGGCACCGTCGGCAAGTACTCGCCGTACGCGGTGTATCTGCCCGGCGGCGATCCGGGGCGGCTCAGTGCGGTGCGCGACGGCGGCGCCCAGGTTCAGGACGAGGGCAGCCAGTTGGTGGCCCGGGCTTTGACGCTGGCCGCGCTCGACGGGCCGGACACCGGTCGGTGGCTGGATCTGTGTGCCGGACCGGGTGGCAAGACCGCGCTGCTGGCCGCGATGGGGACGGCCTCGGGCGCCAGGATCACCGCCGTCGAGCCGGGGGAGCGCCGCGCTGATCTGGTCGAGGAGAACACCCGCGGCCTGGGCGTCGACGTGCACCGGGTGGACGGCCGCGAATCGGGCCTCACCCCGGGCTTCGACCGGGTGCTGGTCGACGCACCCTGCACCGGCCTCGGTGCGCTGCGGCGCCGTCCGGAAGCCCGCTGGCGGCGCGCCCCCGGCGATGTGCCCGGCCTGGCGAAACTGCAGAAGGAGCTGCTGGCCGCGGCCATCAAGCTGACCCGCCCCGGCGGGGTGGTGCTCTACGCAACCTGTTCCCCGCACCTGGCCGAGACGGTCGGGGTGGTGGCCGATGCGCTGCGCCGGCAGCCTGTGACCGCGCTGGACACCCGCGAACTGTTCGCCCCGGCCGACGACCTCGGCGCCGGGCCGTACGTGCAATTGTGGCCACACCAGCACGGCACCGACGCGATGTTCGCCGCGGCCCTGAGGGTGCGATGA
- the fmt gene encoding methionyl-tRNA formyltransferase: MRLVFAGTPEPALPSLRRFIDSPRHEVVAVLTRPDAAAGRRGKPAPSPVAELALQHDIPLLRPARPNDDDFVAELTELAPDCCAVVAYGALLSRRLLAVPARGWVNLHFSLLPAWRGAAPVQAAIGAGDTVTGATTFLIEPALDSGPVYGVVTEAVGTSDTAGDLLGRLAVSGAALLEATIDGIADGSLTAVPQPTDGITVAPKITVESAKVRWDLPAHVVDRHIRAVTPNPGAWTMIGDQRVKVGPVTVVEDADPLAPGVIQAHRKDVVVGTGSQPVRLGQIQPPGKKLMNAADWARGARLDESVRAS, from the coding sequence GTGCGACTCGTCTTTGCCGGAACCCCCGAACCCGCGCTGCCGTCGCTGCGCCGATTCATCGACTCGCCGCGCCACGAGGTCGTCGCCGTGCTCACCCGCCCGGATGCCGCCGCGGGCCGCCGGGGAAAGCCCGCGCCCTCGCCGGTGGCCGAGTTGGCACTGCAGCACGACATCCCGCTGCTGCGGCCGGCGCGACCCAACGATGACGACTTCGTCGCCGAGCTGACCGAACTGGCCCCGGACTGCTGCGCCGTGGTGGCCTATGGCGCCTTGCTGAGCCGGCGGCTGCTGGCGGTCCCGGCGCGAGGCTGGGTCAATCTGCACTTCTCGCTGCTGCCGGCCTGGCGCGGTGCAGCGCCGGTGCAGGCAGCGATCGGCGCGGGGGACACCGTGACCGGTGCGACCACATTCCTCATCGAACCCGCGCTGGATTCGGGCCCCGTCTACGGCGTGGTCACCGAAGCCGTCGGCACATCCGACACCGCGGGCGATCTGCTTGGCCGCCTTGCCGTTTCGGGCGCAGCACTGCTCGAGGCCACGATCGACGGGATCGCCGACGGCTCACTGACCGCGGTGCCGCAACCGACCGACGGCATCACCGTCGCGCCCAAGATCACCGTCGAGTCGGCCAAGGTGCGCTGGGACCTACCGGCCCATGTCGTCGACCGCCACATCCGCGCGGTCACCCCCAACCCGGGCGCCTGGACGATGATCGGTGATCAACGGGTCAAGGTCGGCCCGGTGACGGTGGTCGAGGACGCAGATCCATTGGCTCCGGGCGTGATCCAGGCGCACCGCAAAGATGTGGTTGTAGGCACGGGTTCTCAGCCGGTGCGATTGGGTCAGATCCAGCCGCCGGGCAAGAAACTGATGAATGCCGCCGACTGGGCGCGAGGCGCCCGGCTCGACGAATCGGTACGCGCTTCATGA
- a CDS encoding LemA family protein produces MVTVLLVVVLALAVLVLFGFVAGYNKIRAADITVSEALSGIDVELTRRAALIPALVHTVQSFAAHEQAILDRVSSARAALASATGGTSVAQRSAAEQNLDNALAGVLALGSSYPQLNSSNNFLDLQKNLADTENKLAFARQYYNDAVSTLNRLVATIPWMYVAPLAGVSEREYYRIPK; encoded by the coding sequence ATGGTGACGGTGCTGCTGGTCGTGGTGCTGGCGCTCGCGGTGCTCGTGCTGTTCGGCTTTGTGGCGGGCTACAACAAGATTCGTGCAGCGGACATCACCGTGTCCGAGGCGCTCAGCGGCATCGACGTCGAACTGACTCGCCGCGCCGCGCTCATCCCGGCGTTGGTGCACACCGTGCAGAGTTTCGCCGCGCATGAACAGGCGATCCTGGACCGCGTGAGCTCTGCACGGGCCGCCCTGGCGTCGGCGACCGGCGGCACGTCGGTCGCCCAGCGCAGCGCCGCCGAGCAGAATCTGGACAACGCCCTGGCGGGCGTGCTGGCGCTTGGCTCGTCCTACCCGCAGCTCAACTCGTCGAACAACTTCCTGGACCTGCAGAAGAACCTGGCCGACACCGAGAACAAGCTGGCCTTTGCCCGGCAGTACTACAACGACGCGGTGTCCACGCTGAACCGCTTGGTCGCCACCATCCCCTGGATGTACGTGGCGCCGCTCGCCGGGGTGTCCGAACGCGAGTACTACCGGATCCCGAAGTAG
- a CDS encoding DUF2207 domain-containing protein, with amino-acid sequence MRRVLAWSLALVLVVFGLLWPTFWPSGGGGAATDDPVVITDYAADLRVGADGGLTAVETITADFPAGRHGIFRYWDIANPNNPRLRQPPTITSVRLNGAPAHYELLDEDGGRFAVAKIGDPNRTLNSGRQIFEIRYTIDGVLDPGRIGADKTFAGSIGNPSSTSAFYWNVIAPAWNNRIDRARVSLTLPGAATGAQCSVGYGVGRACKDLATMGDTVQLTALNLDPHTPVTLRAGVDVPTPPQFTLPWPYTWDQVLGRSVAGVIWVAALSVALGLAAFGWWRRTSERPPGFPLQYTPPDGIGPVQAEYIRTEAIPKSALTATLFHLADRGLIELRQVSAEHWNIRGLASQSAWADVDPVGAAVGHALGVSYKNSEFRARKTATSGQKLNKAKTNMAAAVRKWAFDNDLMVKRPEELWLRGANAVALVAALCGFLTWFGAGVTMWGLPFAVFFLVTARAWRPGLGTRRTAAGRELWSRVGGFHRLLSTDSAETRFDFAARKDLYTAYIPFAVAAGTAALWAKKYQDVTGDVAPQPDWYHSSSSSVGWAMTGGSGGMSFDSFDSALSSSIGAYTAAQSSSSSSGGGGFSGGGGGFSGGGGGGGGGGGGGSW; translated from the coding sequence ATGCGTCGGGTTCTGGCCTGGTCGCTCGCGTTGGTGCTCGTCGTGTTCGGTCTGCTGTGGCCCACATTCTGGCCGAGCGGCGGCGGTGGCGCGGCCACCGACGATCCGGTCGTCATCACCGACTACGCGGCGGATCTCAGGGTCGGTGCCGACGGCGGGTTGACCGCTGTCGAGACCATCACCGCGGACTTCCCGGCCGGACGCCACGGGATCTTTCGCTACTGGGATATCGCCAACCCGAACAACCCGCGGCTGCGCCAGCCCCCCACGATCACCTCGGTCCGACTCAACGGGGCGCCGGCCCACTATGAGCTGCTGGACGAAGACGGTGGCCGGTTCGCGGTGGCCAAGATCGGCGACCCGAACCGCACCCTGAACTCCGGCCGCCAAATCTTCGAGATCCGCTACACCATCGACGGCGTACTCGACCCCGGACGAATCGGCGCGGACAAGACGTTCGCGGGATCGATCGGCAATCCCAGCTCCACTTCGGCGTTCTACTGGAATGTCATCGCCCCGGCATGGAACAACCGGATCGATCGCGCCAGGGTCAGCCTCACGCTCCCGGGCGCGGCCACCGGTGCCCAGTGCAGCGTCGGCTATGGGGTCGGCCGAGCCTGCAAAGACCTGGCCACCATGGGCGACACCGTCCAGCTCACCGCCCTCAACCTGGATCCCCACACCCCGGTCACGCTGCGCGCCGGGGTCGACGTGCCCACCCCGCCGCAGTTCACGCTGCCGTGGCCGTACACGTGGGATCAGGTGCTGGGCCGATCGGTGGCGGGAGTGATCTGGGTGGCGGCACTGTCGGTGGCACTGGGCTTGGCCGCCTTCGGTTGGTGGCGGCGGACCTCGGAACGACCGCCTGGTTTCCCGCTGCAGTACACACCGCCGGACGGGATCGGCCCGGTGCAGGCCGAGTACATCCGCACCGAGGCGATTCCGAAGAGTGCGCTGACCGCGACGCTGTTCCACCTCGCCGACCGCGGACTGATCGAGTTGCGTCAGGTCAGCGCCGAGCACTGGAACATCCGCGGCCTCGCCAGCCAGTCGGCGTGGGCCGACGTCGACCCGGTCGGTGCCGCCGTGGGACACGCGCTGGGGGTTTCGTACAAGAACAGCGAGTTCCGTGCTAGGAAAACGGCCACCTCAGGCCAGAAACTCAACAAGGCGAAGACCAATATGGCTGCCGCCGTGCGTAAGTGGGCCTTCGACAATGATCTGATGGTCAAGCGTCCCGAGGAACTGTGGCTGCGCGGCGCCAACGCGGTGGCGCTCGTCGCGGCACTGTGCGGCTTCCTGACGTGGTTCGGTGCCGGGGTGACCATGTGGGGTCTGCCCTTTGCGGTGTTCTTTCTGGTCACGGCCCGCGCGTGGCGTCCCGGGCTGGGCACCAGACGCACCGCCGCGGGACGCGAACTCTGGTCGCGGGTGGGCGGATTCCATCGGCTGCTGTCCACCGACTCGGCCGAAACCCGGTTCGACTTCGCCGCGCGCAAGGATCTCTACACTGCCTACATCCCGTTCGCCGTGGCCGCCGGGACCGCGGCGTTGTGGGCCAAGAAGTATCAGGACGTCACGGGTGACGTTGCCCCACAACCTGATTGGTATCACTCCTCGTCATCGAGCGTCGGGTGGGCCATGACGGGTGGATCCGGCGGGATGAGCTTTGACAGTTTCGATTCGGCGCTGTCGTCATCGATCGGCGCGTACACCGCAGCACAGTCATCGTCTTCGTCGTCCGGTGGCGGAGGATTCAGCGGCGGTGGCGGCGGGTTCAGCGGTGGCGGCGGCGGTGGCGGCGGCGGAGGAGGAGGTGGGTCATGGTGA
- a CDS encoding primosomal protein N', translating to MTTTRQAAEHEPIARVLPMLSVPHLDREFDYLVSAEQSDDAQPGVRVRVRFHGRLVDAFLLERRSDTDHTGKLGWLDRVVSPESVLTPEVRRLVDAVAARYAGTRADVLRLAVPPRHATVEKQTPAEPDPVPPAAVDPAAWARYGRGEQFLTALQDGRAARAVWQALPGEQWSQRLAEAAAVTVCAGHGVLAIMPDQRDVDALYAAAVEHVPASRVAALSAGLGPAQRYRRWLSVLRGDARLVIGTRSAVFAPVRDLGLVLVWDDGDDNLAEPRAPYPHAREVAMLRAHQLRCAAMIGGYARTAEAQGMVRTRWAHDLVAARPVVRAAAARVVALEDSGYAQERDPAARTARLPSMALQAARAALQAERPVLVQVPRRGYVPALACARCRTIARCRHCTGPMALPDRDSAAAECRWCGRPEPTLRCVRCGSDAVRAVVVGARRTAEELGRAFPGASVITSGGDAVVATVGDGPALVVSTPGAEPVAEGGYGAALLLDGWALLGRQDLRAAEDTLRRWMAAAALVRPRSDGGVVAVVAEAAIPTVQSLIRWDPVGHADAELDARGEVGLPPAVHMAAVDGTAPAVTALLDAAQFPDSAELLGPVELPPGARRPPGIEPNADVTRMLVRVPRNDGLALSAALRRATVVLSARREQEPSRVQIDPLHIG from the coding sequence GTGACCACCACCCGGCAGGCAGCCGAGCACGAGCCCATCGCGCGAGTCCTGCCGATGCTGTCGGTGCCGCATCTGGACCGCGAATTCGACTATCTGGTCTCGGCCGAGCAGTCCGACGACGCGCAGCCCGGGGTCCGGGTCCGGGTGCGGTTCCACGGTCGACTGGTCGACGCGTTCCTGCTGGAGCGCCGATCGGACACCGACCACACCGGCAAGTTGGGCTGGTTGGATCGCGTGGTGTCGCCGGAATCGGTGCTCACCCCCGAGGTTCGGCGGCTGGTCGACGCCGTCGCCGCGCGCTACGCCGGGACGCGAGCCGACGTGCTGCGCCTGGCCGTGCCGCCGCGGCACGCCACGGTGGAGAAACAGACACCGGCCGAACCTGACCCGGTGCCGCCGGCCGCGGTCGATCCCGCCGCATGGGCCCGCTACGGACGCGGCGAACAGTTCCTCACGGCGTTGCAGGACGGCCGTGCGGCTCGCGCGGTGTGGCAGGCGCTGCCGGGGGAGCAGTGGTCGCAGCGGCTGGCCGAGGCCGCGGCGGTGACGGTGTGCGCCGGCCACGGTGTGCTGGCGATCATGCCGGACCAGCGCGACGTGGACGCGCTGTACGCCGCGGCGGTCGAACATGTTCCGGCGTCGCGGGTCGCGGCACTGTCGGCCGGGCTGGGTCCGGCGCAGCGGTACCGACGCTGGCTGTCGGTGCTGCGAGGAGATGCCCGGCTGGTGATCGGCACCCGCAGTGCGGTGTTCGCCCCTGTCCGCGATCTCGGCCTGGTGCTGGTGTGGGACGACGGCGATGACAACCTCGCCGAGCCGCGCGCGCCGTACCCGCACGCCCGCGAGGTGGCGATGTTGCGGGCACACCAATTGCGTTGTGCGGCAATGATCGGTGGCTACGCCCGCACGGCCGAGGCCCAGGGGATGGTGCGCACCCGCTGGGCCCACGACCTGGTGGCGGCCAGGCCGGTGGTGCGTGCGGCGGCGGCCCGGGTGGTGGCGCTCGAGGACAGCGGGTATGCGCAGGAACGCGATCCGGCCGCGCGCACCGCCCGATTGCCGTCGATGGCGTTGCAGGCCGCCCGCGCGGCGTTGCAGGCCGAGCGTCCGGTTCTGGTGCAGGTACCCCGCCGCGGTTACGTGCCCGCGCTGGCCTGTGCGCGTTGTCGCACGATCGCCCGCTGCAGGCACTGCACCGGTCCGATGGCGTTGCCGGATCGCGACAGCGCGGCCGCCGAATGCCGATGGTGTGGACGCCCCGAACCGACGCTGCGGTGTGTGCGCTGCGGTTCTGATGCCGTGCGCGCCGTCGTCGTCGGAGCCCGCCGCACCGCCGAGGAACTCGGTCGCGCCTTCCCAGGGGCCAGCGTGATCACCTCCGGGGGCGACGCCGTGGTGGCCACCGTGGGCGACGGGCCCGCGCTCGTGGTCTCGACACCGGGCGCCGAACCCGTCGCCGAAGGCGGTTACGGCGCCGCCCTGCTGCTCGACGGCTGGGCGCTGCTGGGCCGGCAGGACCTGCGAGCCGCCGAAGACACCCTGCGGCGCTGGATGGCCGCCGCGGCCCTGGTGCGCCCCCGCAGCGACGGCGGCGTGGTCGCGGTGGTGGCCGAGGCGGCCATACCCACCGTGCAGTCGCTGATCCGCTGGGATCCCGTCGGCCACGCCGACGCCGAACTCGACGCCCGCGGCGAGGTGGGGTTGCCGCCGGCCGTTCACATGGCGGCGGTCGACGGCACCGCGCCCGCGGTGACAGCCCTGTTGGACGCCGCACAGTTCCCCGACTCGGCCGAACTGCTGGGCCCGGTCGAGTTGCCGCCGGGTGCCCGGCGCCCGCCGGGGATCGAACCGAATGCCGACGTGACACGGATGCTGGTCCGGGTGCCGCGCAACGACGGATTGGCGCTGTCTGCGGCGCTGCGCCGCGCGACGGTAGTGCTCAGTGCGCGGCGCGAGCAAGAGCCGTCCCGTGTCCAAATCGATCCGTTGCACATAGGGTAG
- a CDS encoding lysoplasmalogenase: MASTAGFSSATDTPSPYAHRRTAWLWVAAAVVGAGYGVFLIVAATGLPTGADLTGQFPGQPAVKALTAVLLAVAALGHPIARERRWLVAALGFSAAGDFLLAMPWWQPSFVLGLAAFVVAHLCFLAALFPLAHRTTPRLVAVAGTVAACLALLVWFWPRLLEQGMAVPVTAYIAVLGAMVCTALLADLPTPWTALGAVTFAVSDSMIGISQFVRGDQLLAVPIWWAYAASLLLITAGLFFARTSGRSGTPAP; encoded by the coding sequence ATGGCATCGACAGCCGGCTTCTCGTCAGCAACAGACACTCCGTCACCGTACGCACACCGCCGCACGGCCTGGCTGTGGGTCGCAGCTGCGGTGGTCGGGGCCGGCTACGGGGTTTTCCTGATCGTGGCCGCGACGGGCCTGCCGACCGGGGCCGACCTCACCGGGCAGTTCCCGGGCCAGCCCGCCGTCAAGGCGCTGACGGCCGTGCTGCTGGCCGTTGCCGCGCTCGGCCATCCGATCGCCCGCGAACGACGGTGGTTGGTTGCGGCGCTGGGCTTTTCGGCAGCGGGGGATTTCCTGCTCGCGATGCCGTGGTGGCAGCCGTCGTTCGTCTTGGGCCTGGCCGCCTTCGTGGTCGCACACCTGTGTTTCCTGGCCGCGCTGTTCCCGCTCGCGCACCGGACGACGCCGCGGCTGGTCGCGGTCGCTGGCACCGTCGCGGCGTGTCTGGCTCTGCTGGTCTGGTTCTGGCCCCGGCTGCTCGAGCAGGGCATGGCGGTGCCGGTTACGGCCTACATCGCGGTGCTCGGAGCCATGGTCTGCACGGCACTGCTGGCGGACCTGCCGACCCCGTGGACAGCGCTGGGCGCGGTGACGTTCGCGGTGTCGGATTCGATGATCGGGATCAGCCAGTTCGTGCGCGGTGACCAGTTGCTGGCGGTCCCGATCTGGTGGGCCTACGCGGCATCGTTGCTGCTGATCACCGCCGGGTTGTTCTTCGCCAGGACGTCAGGGCGTTCTGGTACACCGGCGCCGTGA